DNA from Algisphaera agarilytica:
CGGCAGGCCCTCGCGGTGGAACCAGCCGTGCACGTTCCAGTCGGGCGAAATATTCATGTCCACGTCGGTCATCCACGGGTCGTAGGCGACGTGGTCGAGCAGGCCGTTCTCCAGGTCGCGCATGCCGACGCCCGGCGGGATGTCGTGGGACTTGTAGATGAACTCGATGTCGGCCCCGCGCCGCTGCGCATCGTTGAACAGGTAGGCGAGGAAGGCCCGCTGGTTGTGGTCCGACAGCCGTTCGATCCCGCCGGGCGGGAAGTGCCCGGGGTTGGGCGCGTCGGGGTCGTAGGGCGTCGACTCGTCGGGCCCGAGGTAGTGGGACTGGTGAACGATCTTGAGGTGATGGGACTGCTTGGTGCCGCCGAAGCTGGCGTCGACCCAGAAGACATCGGGGTGGTGCAGATCGACGGCTTCCATCGCGCGCTCCATCCAGCCGTCGTCGCTGATGCTGTGAAACGAGCCGAAGAACTTCAGGCCGCGGGCGCGGATCGCCGTCGCCAACTCGCCCATGATGTCGCGGTGCGGGTTCTGCTTCACGCTGTTGAAATCATCGAGCTTGCTGTCCCAGTGCAGGAACGGGCTGCCGTGCCAGCAGATCGGCCCGGCGAATTTCGCGCCGGTCTTCTCGAACAGCTCGGCCCACTCCGCGGGATCGAATGCCTCGGCCGTGAAATACTCGACCGCCTGCTCGGGCGTGTAGTCTTCACAGCCCGGCTGCTGCTGGATCGACCCGAGCCCCCAGTGGCAGTACATCCCGAACTTCGCATCGATCAGCCACTGCGGCGTCTGGTGTCGGCGGAGCGAGGTCCAGGTGGGTTCGAACTCGGGGGTGTCGACGCTGGGCATACTGATTCCTTCCGTCCCCGCAGACCGCGGGATTGAATACTTAAGACGCGATTATTCTACCCGCCTACGGCATCCCGCTCGCGCTGCTTGCGCTGCTCAGGCGTCAACGGCTGGGCGTAGTAGAACTCGGGCTTGTGGAAGACGCGCGTGGATTTAAACGCCGGGTCGCCGGGTTCACGGCGGAGGTCGCAGTCGAACCGCGTCAGCACCGAGTACTGCTTGTCCGGCGTGCCCGCGTTGATGAAGTGGCCAAAGCCCCAGGTCACGCCCTGCCCGTCGCCGGTGTCGGTGAAGGCGTCGGGGGTGTAGAACTTCGCGGCGTTCGGGCCGAACTCAACGATCGAGGCGATCTCGAAGTTCACCCCGTCTTCCGCGTACTGGATCGTGTAGTGCTCGGGCCCGTCACGCAGCACCATCGCCGCGATGCCCGACTTCCACGGGAACAGCGTCACCTCGTGCCCCGAGTTGAGCACGGGGTTAAGCGGGTGCTTCTCGAACGGCTTCAGCGGGTCGTCGGAGATCGCCAGGCCCATCGTGATCCACACGCAGCCCGGGCGATTGAACGCGGACTTGTAGTAGCAGTAGATCTTGCCGTCGCGCACGAGCATGCACGGGCCGTGCACCGCGTACTGGTCCCACTCGCCTTCCTTGCCCGTCGGGATCACCTCCGCATCGACGGGCGTCCACGGCCCATCGGGCGAATCCGAGTGCGACACCGCGATCGGGCAGTAGTCACCCCGCAAACCGCTGGGCTCGGTGAACGCCTGGTAGTACAGGTAGAACCGCCCTTCCCACTTCAGGATGTCGGGCGTGCACACCGCGCGCCAACCCACTTGCGGCTTGGGCGGACGCGGCACCGCGACGCCCTGCTCTTCCCAGACAAAGCCGTCTTTGCTCGTGGCGTACCACACTTCGCCGAGGTCCCAGTCGGCCGAGGCGACGGTGTCGGTCGCGTCCTTGGCGCCTTCCATGCCCAGGCAAGGCGTCTCGGTGTCGCGTTTGGTGTACCAGACGTAGTACTGCCCGTTCTCGTAGATGATCTTCGAGGGGTCGCGGCGCGAGACGGTGCCATCGCCGTCGCTGTAGTCGAAGCCGACCAGGGGCGTGTACTTGAAGTTGGTGAACAGCGGGTTCTCTTCCGGGCGTGAGAACGGCCGGGTGTCGGCCTGACGCTGCATCGCGGCGCTGAGCGGTCGGTCCCAAACCTCGGGCGTCACGGTGTACGGAAACGCGTCTTCAGACATCAGCGGCTACCTCAAAAACAAGACGACTTGATTGATCTTCTCCCCTCCCTTGGGGGAGGGGCCGGGGGAGGGTGCCGAGGCGTGCGGTTGCAACGCGGTTTCGGGCAAGGCTTCACACCCTCCCCTAACCCCTCCCTCAAGGGAGGGGGATCAAGCCTGCCCTTCCGGTGGGATAGAAATTCACAAGCGTTCGAATCACTGCGGCTTCGCCGCAGCACGTTCCTTTTGCTTCTCTTCCGGCAGCGGATGCGAGAAGTAGAACTCGGGCTTGTGCAGGTACTTGGTCGTCTTGAACAGCGGGTCGAATTTGTCGCGACGCAGGTCGCAGTCGAACCGCGCCAGGATCGAGTGTTCCGTGCCCGGGCCGCCCGCGTTGACGAAGTGACACAAGCCCCAGGTCACGCCTGGGCCGTCGCCGCTGTCTTCGAACGCGTCGGGGTCGAAGAACTTCGCGGCGGTGGGCGCGAGCTCGACGATCGACGCGATGTCGAAGTTCACCCAGTCCTCGGCGTACTGCATGGTGTAGTGCTCGTTGCCGTCCTGGATGAGCAGCGCCGCGACGCCTTCCTTGAACGGGAACATCGCGACCTCGTGGCCGGAGTTCATCACCGGGTTCAGCGGGTGCTTCTCGAACGGCTTCAGCGGATCGTCCGAGATCGCCAGCCCCATCGCGACCCACAACCGGTCGGGGCGGTTGAACGCGGACTTGTAGTAGCAGTAGATCTTGTCGTTGTGGACGAGCATGCACGGGCCGTGAACCGCAAACTGGTCCCACTCGCCTTCCTTGCCGGTGGGGATGATCACGCCTTCTTCCGGGGTCCACGGCCCATCGGGCGAGTCGGAGTGCGACACCGCGATCGGGCAGTAGTCGCCCCGCAGACCGCTCGGCTCGGTGAAGGCCTGGTAGTAGAGGTAGAACCGCCCCTTCCACTTGAGGATGTCGGGCGTGCACACCGAGCGGAAGCCGACCTGCGGCTTGGGCGGGCGCGGCACGGCGACGCCCTGCTCTTCCCAGGTGAAGCCGTCGTCACTGGTCGCGTACCAGACTTCGGCCAGGTCCCAGTCGGCCGAGGCCACGGTGTCGGTCGCGTCCTTCGCGCCCTTCATCCCCAAGCAAGGCGTTTCGGTGTCGCGCTTGGTGTACCAGACGTAGTACTTGCCGTTCTCGAACAGGATCTTCGACGGGTCACGGCGGGTGGTGGTGCCGTCGCCGTCGCTGTAGTCGAAGCCCTTGAGCGGGGTGTACTTGAAGTTGGTGAACAGCGGGTTGTCTTCGGGGCGCTCGTTGGGGTAGTGGTAGAAGCTGCGCTTCATCGCGGCACTGAGCTCGCGGTTCTTGGTGTCGGGGGTGACGGTATACGGGAAGGCTTCGGTGGACATGGGGGGCTCGGGTGGGTGGATTCTTCGGCTGAGTCATCGAGGCCCGCGGAAGAGAAGCGGGATGACGAGTTGGGTCAAAATATTAACAATTATCAGTTTTTACGCCAGTAAATTCTGGTATTCACCCGTAATAAGCCCGAATGAGCTGGGAAATCTGCCCCGTGGGCCCCGATTGATTCCGCGGAGAAGTTCGGGCTACTGGTGGCCGCGGGCGAGATTAGCCGCCTCGCACCAGACCTTGGCCCGCTCGGTTAAGCCCTCCCAATCACCCCGGCGGACCAAGTCGGGATCGATCATCGTCCCCCCCACGCCCACCGCGGTCGCCCCCGCCCGGAAATAGTCGGGCAAGTCATCCAGCGTCAGGTGCCCCGTCGGGACCAGGCGGAGCATGTCCAAGGGGGCCAACACGTTGCCGATGTACCGCGGCCCCAGGTCCTCGGCCGGGAAGACCTTCACCGCCGTCGCCCCCGCCCGCCACGCCGCCAACGCCTCGCTCGGCGTGAACGCGCCCGGCAATACCGGCACCCCCCGCTCCACCGCCCATTGAACCACCGGCAGCTCCGTCGTCGGCGTTACCAAAAACTCCGCCCCCGCCTCCACCGCACGCTCGGCCGACTCCACATCCAACACCGTCCCCGCGCCGATCAGCCCCGTGTCTTCATCCGTCCGCGCTTTACGCACCGCCCGGATCGACTCGCACACCCCCGGCGTGTTCATCGTCACCTCGACCAACCCCAAGCCCCCCGCGCCGAGCGCCCGCACCACCGGCACGACATCCACCGGCTCGGGCCAACGAAAAATCCCCACCACCGGGCAACGCGCCACCGCCGACTCAAATCGTTCTGCAAGGTCCATCGTCTGAGTGTGCGCGACAACACGGCGCATGACAAGCCCCGCCACACACATGCCCTGATGTAGGGTGAACAAACGCAGACGCTCTCGGAATTCTTATTCCCCCGCGTCGATCTTCTCCAGCGTCCAAGCGCGGATGTAGTCGTACCGCGTCGTGTTGAGCCGATCGTTTTTCAGGTTTTCCATAATCGGCGGGTGTTCCCAGGAATACGTCTCGCACACGGCGTTCAAAAACATCGGCTTGTCGAACGGCGTGGGCTCGATGTCGGTCGGGAACTCGATCGTGTGCACCTTCTTGCCGTTGAGGTAGAAGTGCATCGTCGTCGCGTCCACCCACCAGCAGCCGTAGCGGTGGAACGCGGTGTTCACCCGCTTGCCCTTGGGCAGATTGGTATTGCCGCCCTGCTTCAGGTTGGTGGGATTGCCCTCGGCGTCGGGGATGTCGCGGTACACCACGTGCGTGTTGGACTTCATCTGCGTCGCAAACGCCGGGAACCGCTGGGCGTTGCCGACCGCTTCCATGATGTCGAGCTCGGTCGACTTGACGATCTCGTCGTCCTTGTGCGGCCGCCGCTTCAGCCAGAACGTGGTCGACGTCGCGACACTCGAGGCCTTCACGCGCGTCTCGTAGTAGCCGTAGAACGCGCCCTGCTCGACCGACTGGATCGCGCCGCACGCGATGGTCCACTTGCCGTCTTCCTGGGGCGGGTCGAGCGGGGTGCTCTTGATCGTGAGAAAACCCTTCTCGACACTCACGTTCTCCGCGACAAACAAACCGGGCGGCCGACCCTTCCAGCCGGGGAAGATGTTGTTCCACTTGGTGCGATCAAGCTCGTCGCCATCGAACTCGTCGCTGTACTGCTCGTTGAGCACCCACTTGTAACCCGCGGGAGCCTTCACCGGCGGCTTTGGGATACGCTTCTTCTTCTCCGTCGGCTCGGACACCGACACCCCGGCAACACAAAACAGCAAACAAACAATCAGCAGACCGCAGCAGACGCGAAGATTCATAGCAGAGTTCCTGGAATAGTGGATTTAACTATTTTATCGACGTAACCCCCAACGCGAAAGCCCCCGCGATTCCCCCGCCATCAACGCCCCAAACCCCACGCCGACGCTGAGCCCGTGGGCGAAGCATCTGGTACCGCGCCTCACGCGTTCCGCGCCGCCTCCGCCCGCGCCGCCCGCTGCTCTTCGCTCAACCCCTGCGCCCAATACGTCTCGGGCTTGTGCAGATACGTCGTCGACTTGAACGCCGGGTCGCCCGGCTCACGGTGCAGATCACAATCGAACCGCGTCAGCATGCTGTGCTGCGTCGTCGGCGTGCCTGCGTTCACAAAGTGCGACAACCCCCAACGCACGCCCTGTCCGTCCCCCGAATCGGTAAACGCATCGGGCACATACAACCCCGCCGCCGTGGGCATCAACTCGACGATCGATTCGATCTCGAAGTTCACCCAGTCCTTGGCGTACTGCACCGTGTAGTGCTCGGGCCCATCGCGGATCACCAGCGCCGCGACACCTTCCTTATACGGAAACAGCGCCGTCTCGTGCCCCGAGTTCATCACCGGGTTCAATGGGTGTTTCTCAAACGGCCCCAACGGATCGCGGCTGATCGCCAAACCCTGCCCCAGCCACATGTGACCGGGCCGATTGAACACCGACTTGTAATAGATATAGATCTGCCCATCGTGCACCAGCGGATACGGATCATGAATCGCGAACTGATCCCACTCGCCCTCAGCGCCGTTCGGCAACACCACGCCGTCGCTGCGCGTCCAGGGGCCGTCCGGCGAATCCGCCGAGGACACGCACACCGGGCAGTAGTCCCCCCGCAACCCGCTGGGCTCCAAAAACGCTTGGTAATAAAGGTAAAATCTGCCTTCCCACTTCAGGATGTCGGGCGTACATACCGACCGCCAACCCACCGTCGGCTGAGGCGGCCGCTCGATCGCCACGCCCTGCTCTTCCCAAACGAAGCCGTCCTCGCTCGTCGCGTACCAGACTTCCGCCAAGTCCCAGTCCGCCGACGGGATCACACCCGTCGCTTCCTTAGCTCTACCCATCCCGACCGGCGCGGCACTCGTCTCCCGCCGTGTGTACCACACGTAGTACTTGCCGTTCTCCCGGATCACCTTCGACGCATCGCGCCGCGACACCGTGCCGTCACCATCGCGGTAATCGAAACCTTCGAGCGGCGTGTACTTGAAGTTCGTAAACAGCGGGTTTTCCTGCGGCCGCGAATAAGGCCGCTTGTCCGCTTGACGCTGCATCGCCGCGCTGAGCGGCCGATCAAAAGTTTCGGGGGTGACGGTGTACGGAAACGCTTTGGTGGGCATCAAAAACTTTCGTGTCAAAACTGAGTGATCCAGCGAAGCCAGAATCTAATTCGACGACTGCGGCTTGAAACCACCGCCCAGATGGTCGATTGTAACCCGCGGTAAAATCAGCTTCACCCGCCTTCGCCTCGTAACCCACACAGCGGCGCCGCCATGCCCGACCACGCCACCTCAAACCCGCCGCCCAACATCCTCTGGATCCTCACCGACGACCAGCGCCCCGACTCGTTGGCCCGCTACAACCGGGCCACCCTCGGCACCGACGAAAGCACGCTGGGCCACGTCATGTCGCCCCACACCGATCGGCTCGCCGCCGAGGGCGTATTGTTCACCCGGGCGTTCTGCAACTCACCGATGTGCACGCCGTCCCGAGGCTCGATGCACACCGGCCGATACCCGTTCCGAACCGGGCACTACCGCTTCACCGGCACGCATCAGCAGCCCGACTTCGTGCGCCCCACCGTGTCGCAGGTGCTGCGCGCTACAGCACCTCCGTCTTCGGCAAGACCGGCTGGGGCATCCGCAAACACCTCGACCCCGACCAGAACCAGCGCGACGACTTCTTCGACCACACCGTCGAGTTCCAGGCCGACCTTGAACAACACGGCTTCGGCGACATCTTCTACAGCGCCGGCCAATACGATTTCATCGACGGCATCATCAGCCCCGTCTTCACGAAAGAAACCGTCCAATACCCCGGCGGCGAAGCCCACACCTACCACACCCAGCGACGCGACGAGCCGATCCCCGAAGACGAATTGGAGATCAAAGAGAAGGTCGAACGGGAGTTCGACATCCTGCGTGCCTACACCCGGCTCAACAAGGGGCTCATCCTCGGTGGCGTGAACCCGCAACCCGCCGGGCAAACCGTGGATGGCCACGTCGTCACCGAGTTCTGCAATCACCTGCAAAATGCGGGGAAAAACTACGAAACCCTGGCGGGTAAAACAGCTCAAGGCGTCGACCCCGACAAGCCGTTGTTTAGTCACCTGAGTTTCCACTGGCCGCACACGCCGGTGCTGCCGCCACAGGAGTACCGCAACCTGTTTAAAGACTTGCCGTATGACCTGCCGGAGTTTTCGACGGATGAACTCTCGCGTTTCCCCCCGCAGCTCGTCACGCTGTACAACGAGTGTAAGACCGACGGGCTGAAAGACGAAGAAAAACTCCAGGCCGTCCGCGACTACTACGCGTTCTGTGCTTATGGCGATGCGCTGATCGGCCGGGCGGTGGAGGAATTCAAGACCTACTGCGAGAAACAAGGCCGGGAGTACCTCATCGTCTTCACCGTCGGCGACAACGGCTGGCACCTCGGCGAACAGGGCATCATGGCGAAGTTCGGGCCGTGGCGGCAGTCGCTGCACAACGCCGCCATCGTTGTGTCGTCCGACCCCGACACCTACCCGGCCGGGCAGGTCTGTCACGACATGGTGGAGTTTGTCGACTTCGCGCCGACGCTGCTGACCGGTGCGGGCATCGATGTGGACACACCGGAGTACGACCACCTCGACGGCTACGACCTGCACCGCACGCTCGATGGCAACGCCCCGAAACGCGACTACGTCCTGGGCGAGCTCAACGTCGTCTGCGGCCACCGCGCGTTCCTGCGTACCGACGACTTCGCGTTTTCCATGCGCACCCGCGACATGTGGGACCAGGGCCGCGCGCCCGACCTCAACCACGACGTCACCTGGGCGCTCACCTGCGACCGGCCCAAGGCCGACCTGGCGTTGTACGACCTGCGTGTCGATCCGCTGGAGCGCAACAACGTGGCCGAGGACCACGCCTACCGCGGGCTGGCCGACTGGTTCCGCGAGAAGCTCGGGACCATCGTCCTGGGTGACGGCCGGATCGAGTGCGATTGGAGGAAGCCCAACAGCTACAGCCTCAGCAACTTCGCCGGCGGTGCCCACGACCACCAACTCAACATCCCCGAAGAACTGATCCCGTAGGTCAGGCATGCTTGCCTGACACGGCTCATCGAAACTTTGCGTCAGGCAGGCATGCCTGACCTACAAGCCCCGCTCCATGCGCAGCCCAAGCCCCTAAGCCCCCAACACCCAACCCCTAATTGCCAAAGAGCGAACGCTCGGCCCTCGGTGGACGCACGCATCGGCCCGCGCGCCCACCAACTCACCATCAACCGTCGTCCTCGACCCGCGTGTTGGGGGTGGCTACGCGATTACGCGGTAGTCCATCGTGTCTGTTGCCGGCAAGGTGGCTCACCGACGAACGCCGAAACCCCCGCGCTTCAAGACGCGAGCCCGGCCCTCCCGACGCGCCCGGCGAGACAGTCCTTGCCTGCCACCGCCCCGCCGCCGTCGGGTGCCGATTCATACTCTCCTCCAACAAGGGACGCGGCGCGCCCCCAGTGCGCACGGAGACGTCGTGCGTCTTGCCCCACCGTGCGTAAACCGTGCAATCACTTACAGATGATTGAATGGACTGAATCAATATTTTTGTGCGTCGTGGGCGCAAGACCGTGCGCACCCCAACGTCGCTTCAATCCGTTGCCAAGACCTCACGATACGCCCCGGCAAACAGGAACGACGACTTGCCGTAGATGCCGTAGCCGTTGATCTCGTAGGTCCTCAGCTCGGCCCCGCCATCGCCCGTCGCCACAGCGACACGTTCCTTAAAGCTTTCCAAAGTCCCCGGCCGATCGGCGTGCCAGAACAAGTACCCATCACTCCACGTGCCGAAGTGCAGCGAACGTTCGCCGTTGGACTTCACCACGGTGCACACCAGCCGGCCCTGCGCGTCCTGATAGTTCGCGGCCTCGGCGGTGGTCACGTTGCCGTCCTGATCCGTTTCGTGGAACGTCGCCCGCTGGATCGCACCGTCCCACCGGTAGTGCTGCTTTACGTCCAACGTGGTCAGCAGCGATCCGTCGGGCCGATACACCTTGAACCGCCCTTCCCAGCGCCCGGTCCACGGGTCAAGGATCGCCCGGTTCTCATCCGAGATCGCCTCGCCCGGCTCGGGGAACTCGAGCGCCCCACTGCTTGGCACCACCAGGAACAACGTCAAGACCAGCGGCAAAATCCAGCAACCGGGGCGTGCGTATTTCATAACGGATTTTAGCCGACCGAGCGGCGCTTCATACCCAATCCGCCATTGGCGGAATTGCCCCGAAGCATCACGTCCTTCGCACTATCATTTTGGCTGAAGCAGCGGCGTGTCGCCGGGGCTTGGCACAACAGATCGAGAGGCCTTCCATGTCCAAACCCACCGCCAGCCAACCCCTGGGCCTCGGCGTGCTCGGCCTCGGCGAGGGGCGGAGCGTGATCAGTGCTGCACTCAGCAGCGACCGCTGGCAACTCCGCGTGCTCTGCGACCTCGACGAGGAGCTCTGCAAAGAGCGTTGCGTAGAATTTGATTTCGATCGCTATACGCTGTCCTACGAGGATATGCTCGCCGACGCAGCGGTCGACGTCGTGGCGATCTACACGCCCGACCGTTTCCACGCCGACCACATCGAGCAGGCCCTCGCGGCGGGCAAGCACGTCATCTGCACCAAGCCGCTGATCGACGACCTCAAAGACGCGCCCCGGTTACTCGAGCTCGCCGCCAGCGCAGACCGCCACGTCTTCGTGGGGCAGAGCACGCGGTTCTTCGAGGGGTTTATGCGGCAGCGGGCCGAGTTCGACGCGGGGGTGCTGGGTGAGCTGGTCACGCTCGAGACGCACTACCACGCCGACCACCGCTGGTTCATCGACAAACCCATGACCGATCCGTCGCGGTACAAGCCGTTGTTCGGCGGCGGCAGCCACCCCGTCGACCTCGTCCGCTGGTACCTGCCGGACATCGACACGGTCGTGGCGTACGGCGACATGAGCCCCAACGGCGCAGACGTGGGCCTGGTCCACCCCGACACGATCCATGCGCTGTTCCGTGCTGCGGACGGGCGCGTGGCCCACACGAGTGGTTGCTACAACACGCCGGTGGAGCCGAGCGACTTCACGTCAGAGATCCGCTGCACACTGCGCGGGGCGCAAGGCGCGAGTCACGCCGACTACCCCGAGCTGCGCTACGCCCGCTCGGCCGCCGGCAAGCCGCACCACGTCGAGACCTACGAAGACAAACGATCTCACTACTTCCGCTTCGGCGGCCACTCGCACCACGCCGGCGAATACCAGAACTACATCGACTTCTTCGCGGATCACCTGGCCGAGGGCAAAACACCGCAGCCGGGCCTGATCGAAGGCATCGGGACCGTCGCGGTCATGGCCGCCCTCGAACACTCCATGGCCACCGGCAAGCAGATCGTCATGTCCGACTTCCTCACCGCCCACGGCCTGCCCGGCGACCTGCTCGCCCCTCGAGATTAGAGATGCCCCTTCGAACAGCGCGCGTGGGCTCTTGCCTTAGTCCCCTCTCCCCCCGGGAGAGGGTTAGGGTGAGGGAACTCGGGGCCCTTTCGATCAACACATCCTCATAGCCCCCGACAGTTCAAGCCGCCCTCACCCCAGCCCTCTCCCGGGGGGAGAGGGAGTCAAGGCAGCTCCGCCATTACTTAAACTACGCCCATGCCCAAGTACGAGCCCTTCGATTGGTACGAAACCCCGATCTATTACGACATCATCTTCGATGTTGATACTGAGAAAGAAGCCCGCTTCCTCGAGCAGTGTCACGAGCTCCACGCGACCCCTCGTGCTGACCCGAAAGACGGCGCACCTGGTTCACTATCGGTCCTCGAACCCGCGTGCGGCAGCGGCCGACTGATGGCCGAGCTCGCGGGGCGCGGGCACCACGTCGCGGGGGTGGACCTCTCAGCGGGCATGCTCGACTTCGCCCGCAAACGCTTCAAGCAAGATTGCGTCACCGGCGAACTGCTCGAAGCGCCGATGCAGGACTTCGACTTCCAGCACGCGGGCCCGTTCGACCTCGCCCACATCCTCGTCAGCTCGTTCAAGTACCTGCAGAACGGTGACGACGCTGCGGCGTGCCTCAACTGCGTCTGCGACCACCTCCGCGTCGGCGGTGTGTTCGTGCTCGGCCTCCACACCACCGAACCCGGCCAGACCGAACGCGTCCTCGAACGTTGGCGGGCCCAACGCGACCACCTCGATGTCGTCTGTACCATCCGCTCCGACCCGCCCGATTATCGAAAGCGCACCGAAGCGATGCGCAGCCGCATCGTTGCGCGCGATCTCAAACGCCCGGCCGACGAACCCAAGCGCTACGAATCCAACTGGACCTTCCGCACCTACAGCCCCGGCCAACTCCGCTCGCTCCTCCGCAAAGCCCCCCGCTTCAAACACCTGGCCACGTACACCTTCCACCACGATATCCACGAACGCACCCGCCTCGACGGCGACGATTTGGGTGTCGTACTCGTGCTGCGGCGCGAACGCTAGCGACAACCTTCGTAGCTGCAGGTAACCCCAAAACACGTCACAATGATGTGGGTTCCACTGCCTTTTGCCCCACTCACATTTCTGTCCGAGAGGTGTTTCTTTGAAGTCCAACCCCATGCTGAAATATATCACCTTGAGCGTACTCGCCGCCGCGAGCCTGAATAGCGGGGCCGACGAGCCCGCCGTGGTCACGGCCGATCTGCAGCAACGCCACATCCTCGGCGACACGTCTGAGCTTGATCGCAGCAAGTTCTTCAACGTGCACAGCGGCTACGCCGGGGCCGCGCTC
Protein-coding regions in this window:
- a CDS encoding alpha-L-fucosidase, producing the protein MPSVDTPEFEPTWTSLRRHQTPQWLIDAKFGMYCHWGLGSIQQQPGCEDYTPEQAVEYFTAEAFDPAEWAELFEKTGAKFAGPICWHGSPFLHWDSKLDDFNSVKQNPHRDIMGELATAIRARGLKFFGSFHSISDDGWMERAMEAVDLHHPDVFWVDASFGGTKQSHHLKIVHQSHYLGPDESTPYDPDAPNPGHFPPGGIERLSDHNQRAFLAYLFNDAQRRGADIEFIYKSHDIPPGVGMRDLENGLLDHVAYDPWMTDVDMNISPDWNVHGWFHREGLPLRSAANIVRALVDIVSKNGILLLNVPPLPDGSFSDEVRGTLDAVGQWLKVHGEAIYGASPWSVFGEGPTVIKPLNPGSYHHNDHFATTLFTPEDIRLTVNGTSLYATCLGEPVGGRVVVQALSTNFKVMPDTLKNVSLLGSDAPLAWEHGDDGLVIDLPDGFTSSPLANVFKIETL
- a CDS encoding glycoside hydrolase family 117 protein; its protein translation is MSEDAFPYTVTPEVWDRPLSAAMQRQADTRPFSRPEENPLFTNFKYTPLVGFDYSDGDGTVSRRDPSKIIYENGQYYVWYTKRDTETPCLGMEGAKDATDTVASADWDLGEVWYATSKDGFVWEEQGVAVPRPPKPQVGWRAVCTPDILKWEGRFYLYYQAFTEPSGLRGDYCPIAVSHSDSPDGPWTPVDAEVIPTGKEGEWDQYAVHGPCMLVRDGKIYCYYKSAFNRPGCVWITMGLAISDDPLKPFEKHPLNPVLNSGHEVTLFPWKSGIAAMVLRDGPEHYTIQYAEDGVNFEIASIVEFGPNAAKFYTPDAFTDTGDGQGVTWGFGHFINAGTPDKQYSVLTRFDCDLRREPGDPAFKSTRVFHKPEFYYAQPLTPEQRKQRERDAVGG
- a CDS encoding glycoside hydrolase family 117 protein yields the protein MSTEAFPYTVTPDTKNRELSAAMKRSFYHYPNERPEDNPLFTNFKYTPLKGFDYSDGDGTTTRRDPSKILFENGKYYVWYTKRDTETPCLGMKGAKDATDTVASADWDLAEVWYATSDDGFTWEEQGVAVPRPPKPQVGFRSVCTPDILKWKGRFYLYYQAFTEPSGLRGDYCPIAVSHSDSPDGPWTPEEGVIIPTGKEGEWDQFAVHGPCMLVHNDKIYCYYKSAFNRPDRLWVAMGLAISDDPLKPFEKHPLNPVMNSGHEVAMFPFKEGVAALLIQDGNEHYTMQYAEDWVNFDIASIVELAPTAAKFFDPDAFEDSGDGPGVTWGLCHFVNAGGPGTEHSILARFDCDLRRDKFDPLFKTTKYLHKPEFYFSHPLPEEKQKERAAAKPQ
- a CDS encoding bifunctional 4-hydroxy-2-oxoglutarate aldolase/2-dehydro-3-deoxy-phosphogluconate aldolase, which gives rise to MDLAERFESAVARCPVVGIFRWPEPVDVVPVVRALGAGGLGLVEVTMNTPGVCESIRAVRKARTDEDTGLIGAGTVLDVESAERAVEAGAEFLVTPTTELPVVQWAVERGVPVLPGAFTPSEALAAWRAGATAVKVFPAEDLGPRYIGNVLAPLDMLRLVPTGHLTLDDLPDYFRAGATAVGVGGTMIDPDLVRRGDWEGLTERAKVWCEAANLARGHQ
- a CDS encoding family 16 glycosylhydrolase → MNLRVCCGLLIVCLLFCVAGVSVSEPTEKKKRIPKPPVKAPAGYKWVLNEQYSDEFDGDELDRTKWNNIFPGWKGRPPGLFVAENVSVEKGFLTIKSTPLDPPQEDGKWTIACGAIQSVEQGAFYGYYETRVKASSVATSTTFWLKRRPHKDDEIVKSTELDIMEAVGNAQRFPAFATQMKSNTHVVYRDIPDAEGNPTNLKQGGNTNLPKGKRVNTAFHRYGCWWVDATTMHFYLNGKKVHTIEFPTDIEPTPFDKPMFLNAVCETYSWEHPPIMENLKNDRLNTTRYDYIRAWTLEKIDAGE
- a CDS encoding glycoside hydrolase family 117 protein encodes the protein MPTKAFPYTVTPETFDRPLSAAMQRQADKRPYSRPQENPLFTNFKYTPLEGFDYRDGDGTVSRRDASKVIRENGKYYVWYTRRETSAAPVGMGRAKEATGVIPSADWDLAEVWYATSEDGFVWEEQGVAIERPPQPTVGWRSVCTPDILKWEGRFYLYYQAFLEPSGLRGDYCPVCVSSADSPDGPWTRSDGVVLPNGAEGEWDQFAIHDPYPLVHDGQIYIYYKSVFNRPGHMWLGQGLAISRDPLGPFEKHPLNPVMNSGHETALFPYKEGVAALVIRDGPEHYTVQYAKDWVNFEIESIVELMPTAAGLYVPDAFTDSGDGQGVRWGLSHFVNAGTPTTQHSMLTRFDCDLHREPGDPAFKSTTYLHKPETYWAQGLSEEQRAARAEAARNA
- a CDS encoding sulfatase-like hydrolase/transferase, producing the protein MHAVPRLDAHRPIPVPNRALPLHRHASAARLRAPHRVAGAARYSTSVFGKTGWGIRKHLDPDQNQRDDFFDHTVEFQADLEQHGFGDIFYSAGQYDFIDGIISPVFTKETVQYPGGEAHTYHTQRRDEPIPEDELEIKEKVEREFDILRAYTRLNKGLILGGVNPQPAGQTVDGHVVTEFCNHLQNAGKNYETLAGKTAQGVDPDKPLFSHLSFHWPHTPVLPPQEYRNLFKDLPYDLPEFSTDELSRFPPQLVTLYNECKTDGLKDEEKLQAVRDYYAFCAYGDALIGRAVEEFKTYCEKQGREYLIVFTVGDNGWHLGEQGIMAKFGPWRQSLHNAAIVVSSDPDTYPAGQVCHDMVEFVDFAPTLLTGAGIDVDTPEYDHLDGYDLHRTLDGNAPKRDYVLGELNVVCGHRAFLRTDDFAFSMRTRDMWDQGRAPDLNHDVTWALTCDRPKADLALYDLRVDPLERNNVAEDHAYRGLADWFREKLGTIVLGDGRIECDWRKPNSYSLSNFAGGAHDHQLNIPEELIP
- a CDS encoding Gfo/Idh/MocA family protein, whose protein sequence is MSKPTASQPLGLGVLGLGEGRSVISAALSSDRWQLRVLCDLDEELCKERCVEFDFDRYTLSYEDMLADAAVDVVAIYTPDRFHADHIEQALAAGKHVICTKPLIDDLKDAPRLLELAASADRHVFVGQSTRFFEGFMRQRAEFDAGVLGELVTLETHYHADHRWFIDKPMTDPSRYKPLFGGGSHPVDLVRWYLPDIDTVVAYGDMSPNGADVGLVHPDTIHALFRAADGRVAHTSGCYNTPVEPSDFTSEIRCTLRGAQGASHADYPELRYARSAAGKPHHVETYEDKRSHYFRFGGHSHHAGEYQNYIDFFADHLAEGKTPQPGLIEGIGTVAVMAALEHSMATGKQIVMSDFLTAHGLPGDLLAPRD